The following proteins are encoded in a genomic region of Gavia stellata isolate bGavSte3 unplaced genomic scaffold, bGavSte3.hap2 HAP2_SCAFFOLD_44, whole genome shotgun sequence:
- the LOC132321756 gene encoding acrosin-like, translating into MASQHGVSRVVGGTDAQPGAWPWIVSIQDPWKTGTGHTCGGSLISPQWVLTAAHCFIEARHITMWRVVVGATRLTQLGPEAQVRHIKRLLVHEHYSNITQRNDIALLELDQPVQCSYSIQLACVPDASLRVSELTTCYASGWGSTTARCEFPKSTRSTDVLQEAKVRLIDVNLCNSSGWYRGAIHTHNLCAGYAQGGIDTCQGDSGGPLVCKDNNADYFWLVGVTSWGKGCARARRPGVYTSTQHFYDWILAQMGLRPAVSATPTPQPGFTSSPFQRPRPIPTQLGTFTPCPFPVQRLVQFFTRVQELLQFLRGTKA; encoded by the exons atggcttctcagcACGGcgtgtcgcgcgtcgtgggtggcacagatgcccagccaggggcctggccctggatcgtcagcatccaggatccctggaaaacaggcacggggcatacatgcggagggtccctcatcagcccacagtgggtcctcacagcagcccactgcttcattgaggccag gcacatcaccatgtggcgcgtggtggtcggggccacccggttgactcagctgggccctgaggcccaagtgcgccatatcaagcggctactggttcacgagcactacagtaacatcacgcagaggaacgacatcgccctgctggaactggaccagcctgtgcagtgcagctactccatccagcttgcctgtgtgcccgacgcctcgctgagagtgtcagagctgacaacctgctacgccagcggctggggttccacgactgcaagatgtgagttcccaaaaagtactc gatcaactgatgtcctgcaggaggccaaggtccgcctcattgatgtcaacctctgtaacagcagcgggtggtacagaggggccatccacacccacaacctgtgtgctggctacgcgcagggtggcatcgacacctgccag ggcgacagcggtggtcctctcgtctgcaaagataacaatgcagactacttctggctcgttggagtcaccagctgggggaaaggctgcgcgagagcaagacggcccggagtctacacctccacgcagcacttttacgactggatcctggcacagatgggactgcgcccagcagtatcggctactccaacgccacagccaggcttcacctcaagcccctttcagaggccgaGACCCATACCAACTCAGTTGGGCacgtttacaccctgcccatttccagtccagaggctggtgcaattctttactcgggtgcaggagctcctgcagttcctaagggggacaaaggcctga